From the genome of Thermoflexus hugenholtzii, one region includes:
- a CDS encoding molecular chaperone — protein sequence MERELKEREGLYSLLRALFSYPLTETVLGAVASLALEPGSPMAPGLRQLQQRIREAVDGRALVEALNVEMTRLMEGPGRVPAPPFASFYLHGERLMGPAAAAARRFYLQWSAMPETEWRIPPDHIALELGFLAYLARRAAEATHDAERWRILQASREFLRRHVLPWLPRFCEALASSTTDPFFIGLAAFTHEAVRLDLEWLDAVLAEHSDSLPSDERTGRSS from the coding sequence ATGGAGCGTGAGCTGAAAGAACGCGAAGGTCTCTACAGCCTGCTGCGGGCCCTCTTCTCCTATCCCTTAACCGAAACGGTCTTGGGCGCGGTGGCGAGCCTGGCCCTGGAGCCAGGCTCGCCCATGGCCCCAGGGCTCCGGCAGCTGCAGCAGCGCATCCGGGAGGCCGTCGACGGCCGGGCTCTGGTCGAGGCTCTCAACGTTGAGATGACCCGGCTGATGGAAGGCCCCGGCCGCGTCCCCGCCCCCCCTTTCGCCTCGTTCTATCTGCACGGGGAGCGGCTGATGGGCCCCGCGGCGGCGGCCGCCCGTCGCTTCTACCTGCAGTGGTCCGCCATGCCGGAGACGGAATGGCGGATCCCGCCCGACCACATCGCCCTGGAGCTGGGTTTCCTGGCCTACCTGGCTCGACGGGCTGCTGAGGCAACCCATGACGCGGAGCGCTGGCGGATCCTGCAGGCCAGCCGGGAGTTCCTCCGCCGCCACGTCTTACCATGGCTGCCGCGCTTCTGCGAAGCCCTGGCCTCCAGCACCACCGATCCCTTCTTCATCGGGCTGGCCGCCTTCACCCACGAGGCCGTCCGGCTGGATCTGGAATGGCTGGACGCTGTCCTTGCAGAGCACTCTGATTCGCTGCCATCCGACGAACGCACCGGGAGGTCCTCATGA
- the nrfD gene encoding NrfD/PsrC family molybdoenzyme membrane anchor subunit: protein MSRAEKITRGMSAVERILWGIAIAGLVAGAVGLIQRLTGGHTVAAYNTYVPWGLWVAVYTTLAGISIGAFAVAALGESFRVKALQPLSGIALFAALAALAGGLLAIWLDLGHPLRFWKLYLSTQPASLMAWMAWFYLIYGLLLLALIYLKKAQPESPAIRPLFGLGLLLAVIMGGAEGALFGVVSAQGLWESALVPIRFLADGALGGAALVLFLSILLGHADAEALRFLRGLVLGLLLFTLVLLWAEYSTTLYAGVPSRVEALRLILFGPFSWVFWIFEIALGLVLPLILLLLPGARPAVLAAAGGLVAFTSLSAKLNLVIPALVVPEFEALRLAFTGPGLSFDYFPTLTEWLLAVGIVSAAALIFLAAYRLIPIVSPSHPS from the coding sequence ATGAGCCGAGCGGAGAAGATCACGCGGGGGATGAGCGCTGTCGAGAGGATCCTGTGGGGGATCGCCATCGCTGGCTTGGTGGCCGGCGCGGTGGGCCTGATTCAGCGCCTCACCGGCGGGCACACGGTCGCTGCCTATAACACCTACGTCCCCTGGGGGCTGTGGGTGGCCGTTTACACGACCCTGGCCGGGATCTCCATCGGGGCCTTCGCCGTCGCTGCTCTCGGAGAAAGTTTCCGGGTGAAAGCCTTGCAGCCCCTGAGCGGGATCGCCCTCTTCGCCGCCCTGGCCGCCCTGGCCGGAGGGTTGCTGGCCATCTGGCTCGATCTCGGCCATCCTCTCCGCTTCTGGAAGCTTTACCTTTCGACCCAGCCCGCTTCGCTTATGGCCTGGATGGCCTGGTTCTACCTGATCTACGGGCTTCTCCTCCTGGCTCTGATTTATCTCAAGAAGGCCCAGCCGGAGAGCCCGGCCATCCGGCCGCTGTTCGGCCTCGGTCTGCTCCTGGCCGTGATCATGGGAGGCGCTGAGGGGGCGCTCTTCGGAGTGGTCAGCGCCCAGGGCCTGTGGGAATCCGCTCTGGTTCCCATCCGCTTCCTGGCCGATGGCGCATTGGGCGGAGCGGCCCTGGTTCTCTTCCTCTCGATCCTCCTGGGCCACGCCGACGCCGAAGCCCTCCGCTTCCTGCGAGGCCTGGTGCTGGGTCTGCTCCTGTTCACCCTCGTGCTGCTTTGGGCGGAATACTCCACCACCCTCTACGCGGGGGTCCCGAGCCGGGTGGAGGCCCTGCGCCTGATCCTCTTCGGGCCGTTCTCCTGGGTCTTCTGGATCTTCGAGATCGCCTTGGGGCTGGTCCTTCCGCTGATCCTGCTGCTCCTGCCCGGGGCTCGGCCTGCCGTCCTGGCGGCCGCCGGCGGGCTCGTGGCCTTCACCAGCCTCAGCGCCAAGCTGAACCTGGTGATCCCCGCGCTGGTGGTGCCTGAGTTCGAAGCCCTGCGCCTTGCCTTCACTGGCCCGGGCTTGAGCTTCGATTACTTCCCCACCCTCACCGAATGGCTGCTGGCCGTTGGCATCGTCTCCGCCGCCGCCTTGATCTTCCTGGCCGCCTACCGCCTGATCCCCATCGTCAGCCCATCCCACCCGTCCTGA
- a CDS encoding helix-turn-helix domain-containing protein, whose translation MAYIHRVPAVERALRILEWIADRPEGVSPAALQARFGFSRTGLFALLNTLKAHGYLEQAGPRGPYRLGPRWWALAAQAHPEQALRELFRAEARGFAESLALLRPAGGEVVVLEAALGAYPLVGRWAVGDRLPLEGSAPGWIFLAAHRTGPRWGRIRREGIARRRLGALIEAAVPICPDGRHPVAALAVRLPASRARPALYEALRAAAARLSLRLGAPAYQPYAAEPEGLSLRRLRPEEIAAFLEGPWIARLVGLRADGRPYAVPVWYLWERPALWIAALPGSRWPGYIRAHPQVTLLIDEPWPPLRRVRVEGRAVPDIFPEGPDGLAARLAARYRLESPPPGLREIFRILPERMEGRRGVIPPADR comes from the coding sequence TTGGCCTATATCCATCGGGTGCCGGCGGTGGAGCGGGCGCTGCGGATCCTGGAGTGGATCGCCGACCGGCCGGAGGGGGTTTCCCCTGCGGCGCTGCAGGCACGCTTCGGGTTCTCCCGCACCGGGCTCTTCGCGCTGCTGAACACCCTGAAGGCCCACGGTTACCTGGAGCAGGCCGGCCCTCGCGGGCCCTACCGCCTGGGCCCCCGATGGTGGGCGCTGGCCGCCCAAGCGCATCCCGAACAGGCGCTGCGGGAGCTGTTCCGGGCCGAGGCCCGCGGGTTCGCCGAGAGCCTCGCGCTGCTGCGCCCGGCCGGAGGGGAGGTGGTGGTCCTGGAAGCCGCCCTGGGCGCCTATCCCCTGGTGGGCCGCTGGGCCGTGGGGGACCGCCTTCCCCTTGAGGGGAGCGCCCCCGGATGGATTTTCCTGGCTGCCCATCGAACCGGCCCCCGCTGGGGGCGGATCCGACGGGAGGGGATCGCCCGCCGGCGCCTGGGCGCGCTGATCGAAGCGGCTGTCCCCATCTGCCCCGACGGCCGCCACCCGGTCGCCGCCCTGGCGGTCCGTCTGCCCGCCTCCCGGGCCCGCCCGGCCCTCTATGAGGCCCTGCGGGCGGCGGCCGCCCGCCTCTCCCTCCGGCTGGGCGCCCCCGCGTATCAGCCCTACGCCGCCGAGCCGGAAGGGCTCTCCCTGCGGCGGCTTCGCCCCGAGGAGATCGCCGCTTTCCTGGAAGGGCCATGGATCGCCCGGCTGGTCGGCCTGCGAGCGGACGGCCGGCCGTATGCGGTTCCGGTGTGGTATCTCTGGGAGCGCCCGGCGCTCTGGATCGCCGCCCTCCCGGGCTCCCGATGGCCGGGCTACATCCGGGCTCACCCCCAGGTCACGTTGCTCATCGATGAGCCCTGGCCGCCCCTGCGACGGGTCCGGGTGGAAGGCCGGGCCGTCCCCGATATCTTCCCGGAAGGCCCCGACGGCCTGGCCGCGCGGCTGGCCGCCCGCTACCGGCTCGAAAGCCCGCCCCCCGGGCTTCGGGAGATCTTCCGCATCCTCCCGGAACGGATGGAAGGCCGCCGCGGCGTGATCCCTCCCGCCGATCGATAG
- a CDS encoding ABC transporter ATP-binding protein — translation MLEIRMERVHHAFPAPSGRWVIFEDLNLEVRPGSFTVIVGPSGCGKSTLLRLAAGLLTPTAGRIRIGDLSPAQARAARRIGWMGQQPALLPWRTVEGNIRLALEVNGRALRPPLTVEELIAMVGLKGFERAYPRMLSGGMQQRVALARTLAAGPAVWLMDEPFAALDALTRAQLLEEVEWLWRAFGATVLWVTHDLHEAVRLGDEVVVLAGRPARIRARIPLPDPRPRTDERRIGEWVERVRAALMGGAG, via the coding sequence ATGCTGGAGATCCGGATGGAACGCGTTCACCATGCCTTCCCGGCCCCCTCGGGCCGCTGGGTGATCTTCGAGGATCTGAACCTGGAGGTCCGCCCGGGCTCCTTCACCGTGATCGTGGGCCCCAGCGGATGCGGCAAGTCCACCCTGCTCCGCCTGGCGGCCGGCCTGCTGACGCCCACCGCCGGTCGGATCCGCATCGGGGACCTTTCCCCCGCCCAGGCCCGGGCGGCCCGCCGCATCGGCTGGATGGGCCAGCAGCCGGCGCTGCTGCCCTGGCGCACGGTGGAAGGCAACATCCGCCTCGCCCTGGAGGTAAACGGCCGCGCCCTCCGGCCGCCCCTTACGGTAGAGGAGCTCATCGCGATGGTCGGCCTGAAGGGGTTCGAGCGGGCTTACCCCCGGATGCTCTCGGGGGGCATGCAGCAGCGGGTCGCCCTGGCCCGCACCCTGGCCGCCGGCCCCGCTGTCTGGTTGATGGATGAGCCCTTCGCGGCCCTGGATGCCCTGACCCGAGCGCAGCTGCTGGAGGAGGTGGAGTGGCTGTGGCGCGCCTTCGGCGCCACCGTCCTCTGGGTGACCCATGACCTCCATGAGGCGGTCCGCCTGGGGGATGAGGTGGTGGTCCTCGCCGGCCGACCGGCCCGGATCCGAGCCCGCATCCCCCTCCCGGATCCGCGTCCGCGGACGGACGAGCGACGGATTGGGGAGTGGGTGGAGCGCGTTCGAGCAGCCCTGATGGGAGGCGCCGGATGA
- a CDS encoding ABC transporter permease: MSPMGMELPRLRSGARLAPWVPLLALPLALAGWELIVREARVPVYLVPAPSRILATLWAERGLYLQATGVTLGEAAAGLALGMGVALALSVATAFWPPLERAIMPLVLLLKAIPLVAIAPILTLWFGFGPLPKVLMTALLTFYPALVPLMTGLRAVDPAALELLRAWDASAWEIFVHLRWPSAWPYAFAALKTAVPLALIGAVVAEWTGASGGLGRAMWLAQTNLDMPRLFAAAMILAAVSLAGYSGAALLERRARWWSPEEARL; the protein is encoded by the coding sequence ATGAGCCCGATGGGAATGGAGCTTCCTCGCCTGCGTTCGGGGGCGCGGCTGGCCCCATGGGTGCCCCTCCTCGCCCTCCCACTGGCCCTGGCGGGGTGGGAGCTGATCGTCCGCGAGGCCCGGGTGCCGGTGTATCTGGTTCCCGCCCCCTCCCGCATCCTGGCCACGCTCTGGGCCGAGCGGGGGCTGTATCTCCAGGCGACGGGAGTGACCCTGGGGGAGGCCGCCGCCGGCCTGGCGCTGGGGATGGGCGTCGCCCTGGCCCTGTCCGTCGCCACGGCCTTCTGGCCGCCCCTGGAGCGGGCGATCATGCCCCTGGTGCTGCTGCTGAAGGCCATCCCGCTGGTGGCCATCGCCCCCATTCTCACGCTGTGGTTCGGCTTCGGGCCGCTCCCCAAGGTGCTGATGACCGCCCTGCTGACCTTTTATCCGGCGCTCGTCCCGTTGATGACCGGGCTGCGGGCGGTGGACCCGGCGGCGCTGGAGCTGCTGCGGGCGTGGGATGCCTCGGCGTGGGAGATCTTCGTCCATCTGCGATGGCCCTCGGCATGGCCCTACGCCTTCGCCGCCCTGAAGACCGCCGTTCCCCTGGCTCTGATCGGGGCGGTGGTGGCCGAATGGACCGGGGCCTCGGGCGGGCTGGGGCGGGCCATGTGGCTGGCCCAGACCAACCTGGACATGCCCCGCCTGTTCGCCGCCGCCATGATCCTGGCGGCGGTCAGCCTGGCGGGCTACAGCGGGGCCGCCCTCCTGGAGCGGCGCGCCCGCTGGTGGAGCCCGGAGGAGGCCCGCCTCTAA
- a CDS encoding ABC transporter substrate-binding protein, whose protein sequence is MRFFNGSIGTRLRAGFVLWLILMAGCATPAPPATPTPALRHMVFMAGYKPQANLPFVGVYVAKEKGYFAAEGLDVEIQHSTGRGEHLQLLMAGGVQVTTQDAAVLLQRRADPGLPLVSIALIGQRGQQAFAALKSSGMRTPKDWEGKKVGYKGTPPPDLFAIMEAAGVDRNRVELVNVGFDPRVLVQGLVDVYPLFKSNEPYLLRQMGYELVIWDAADYGVPTLGLTYVTSEEQIRQDPDLLVRFLRAALKGIEDARANPEEAVDIVLRYAPQADRGHMRFMLETELKDAESEVTRAHGLGWQTREQWEALYEVLRRYNAITKPVELERVFTNELLQKARGR, encoded by the coding sequence ATGCGGTTCTTCAACGGTTCCATCGGCACACGGCTTCGCGCGGGGTTCGTTCTGTGGCTGATCCTGATGGCGGGGTGCGCCACGCCGGCGCCGCCGGCGACCCCCACCCCGGCCCTCCGGCACATGGTCTTCATGGCCGGCTATAAGCCCCAGGCCAACCTGCCCTTCGTCGGCGTGTATGTGGCGAAGGAGAAAGGCTACTTCGCCGCGGAAGGGCTGGACGTCGAGATCCAGCATTCCACCGGCCGCGGGGAGCATCTCCAGCTGCTGATGGCCGGGGGCGTTCAGGTGACCACCCAGGACGCGGCGGTGTTGCTCCAGCGGCGGGCGGACCCGGGGCTCCCTCTGGTCTCTATCGCCCTCATCGGCCAGCGGGGGCAGCAGGCCTTCGCCGCCCTGAAGTCCTCGGGGATGCGGACCCCTAAGGATTGGGAGGGCAAGAAGGTGGGTTACAAGGGGACGCCTCCCCCCGACCTGTTCGCCATCATGGAGGCGGCCGGGGTGGATCGAAATCGGGTGGAGCTGGTCAACGTCGGCTTCGACCCGCGGGTGCTGGTCCAGGGGCTGGTGGATGTGTATCCCCTCTTTAAGTCCAATGAGCCCTATCTGCTGCGGCAGATGGGCTACGAGCTGGTGATCTGGGACGCCGCGGACTATGGGGTGCCGACCCTGGGGTTGACCTACGTGACCAGCGAGGAGCAGATCCGGCAGGATCCGGACCTGCTGGTCCGCTTCCTGCGGGCGGCGTTGAAGGGGATTGAGGACGCGCGGGCGAACCCGGAGGAGGCGGTGGACATCGTGCTCCGATACGCGCCTCAGGCGGACCGGGGCCACATGCGCTTCATGCTGGAGACGGAGCTCAAGGATGCGGAGTCGGAGGTGACGCGGGCCCACGGCCTGGGCTGGCAGACCCGGGAGCAGTGGGAAGCCCTGTATGAGGTCCTGCGGCGCTACAACGCCATCACGAAACCCGTGGAGCTCGAGCGGGTCTTCACCAACGAGCTGCTCCAGAAGGCCCGGGGCCGATAA
- a CDS encoding UPF0175 family protein, translating to MGINVVFPEELLIALKMEPETFRKQALVYTLGKLYETGQISGGLGAQILGCARWEFYRLLSENGFAVIDYPPEDLEQEAETSRQLAERIRSR from the coding sequence ATGGGGATCAATGTGGTCTTCCCGGAAGAATTGCTGATCGCGCTCAAGATGGAGCCTGAGACTTTTCGGAAGCAGGCCCTGGTTTATACGCTCGGCAAGCTCTATGAAACAGGACAGATCTCCGGAGGGCTGGGCGCTCAGATCCTGGGTTGTGCGCGCTGGGAATTCTACCGGCTTCTCTCCGAGAACGGTTTCGCGGTGATCGATTATCCTCCTGAGGATCTGGAACAGGAGGCGGAAACCAGCCGCCAGCTCGCAGAAAGGATCCGTTCACGGTGA
- a CDS encoding DUF3368 domain-containing protein, producing the protein MIRIVVDSTPLIALSFIGRLDLLKALFDEVIVPASVYQEVVAQGHGRPGEEEVRQAGWLVVREPERSLPLPPMLLGLDQGEVDVILLAQEVKADWVVMDERLGRKFARALGLQVKGTLGILLAAYHAGLLSRREAEEAVDKLANSPLRIHPRLVEWFKGQLFP; encoded by the coding sequence GTGATCCGGATCGTTGTAGACAGCACTCCTCTGATCGCGCTTTCTTTCATCGGACGTCTCGATCTCCTGAAGGCCCTCTTTGATGAAGTGATCGTCCCTGCCTCCGTCTACCAGGAGGTGGTCGCTCAGGGACATGGGCGACCGGGCGAGGAGGAGGTTAGGCAAGCAGGCTGGCTGGTGGTCCGGGAGCCTGAAAGAAGCCTGCCCCTTCCTCCTATGCTCCTTGGTCTGGATCAAGGCGAGGTGGATGTGATCTTGCTGGCTCAAGAAGTCAAGGCCGATTGGGTGGTGATGGACGAGAGGCTGGGTAGAAAATTCGCCCGCGCCCTGGGACTCCAGGTAAAAGGAACCTTAGGAATACTGTTGGCCGCTTACCACGCGGGCCTCCTCTCACGGAGAGAGGCAGAAGAAGCAGTGGACAAACTCGCAAACAGCCCTCTTCGAATCCACCCTCGGCTGGTAGAGTGGTTTAAAGGACAGCTCTTTCCTTGA
- a CDS encoding FAD-binding oxidoreductase translates to MTLPATADVVIAGGGVMGLSTVYHLLKKQPGLRVVVLEKGPFFGCGSTSKAAGGFRHQFATEINIRLSLLSVAMMERFAEDPGAPLAMRFCGYLFLLTREEDVAVFRDQVALQRRLGVPTEWLDGEEIRRRLPMMRLDDVIAGTFCPRDGLLSPMDLVNGYAAGIRRLGGILRTDTPVTGVRLQGGRIAGVITPLGEIAAPVLVNAAGAWAAQIGEMVGISLPIRPYRRQYLITTPIPEIPEDFPMVIDFARSLYFHREGEGILTGMSNRDEPPGFREQPDPEWELIHMEAAVARMPLLERAGVRARVAGLYEVTPDAHPILGRIPGVEGFYVVAGFSGHGVMHGPIAGLLMAEEILDGRAHTLDIAPLRYERFLASPPPAEYNVI, encoded by the coding sequence ATGACGCTGCCTGCCACGGCGGACGTGGTGATCGCGGGGGGTGGGGTGATGGGCCTGAGCACGGTCTATCATCTCCTCAAGAAACAGCCCGGCCTCCGCGTGGTCGTCCTGGAGAAAGGCCCCTTCTTCGGCTGCGGCTCCACCAGCAAAGCCGCCGGCGGCTTCCGCCATCAGTTCGCCACGGAGATCAACATCCGCCTCTCCCTCCTGAGCGTCGCGATGATGGAGCGCTTCGCCGAGGACCCCGGGGCGCCGCTGGCGATGCGTTTCTGCGGCTATCTCTTCCTGCTCACCCGGGAGGAGGATGTGGCGGTCTTCCGGGATCAGGTGGCCCTCCAGCGCCGCCTGGGGGTGCCCACGGAGTGGCTGGATGGCGAGGAGATCCGCCGCCGCCTTCCGATGATGCGCCTGGATGACGTGATCGCCGGGACGTTCTGCCCTCGGGATGGGCTGCTCAGCCCGATGGATCTGGTGAACGGCTACGCCGCGGGGATCCGCCGCCTGGGGGGGATCCTGCGGACGGACACGCCGGTGACGGGCGTGCGGCTGCAGGGCGGGCGCATCGCCGGGGTGATCACTCCTCTGGGGGAGATCGCGGCGCCGGTCCTGGTCAACGCCGCTGGGGCCTGGGCGGCGCAGATCGGCGAGATGGTGGGCATCTCTCTTCCGATCCGCCCCTATCGGCGTCAGTATCTGATCACCACGCCCATTCCGGAGATCCCGGAGGACTTCCCCATGGTCATCGACTTCGCCCGCAGCCTTTATTTCCATCGGGAGGGGGAGGGGATCCTGACCGGGATGTCCAATCGGGACGAGCCTCCGGGCTTCCGGGAGCAGCCGGATCCGGAGTGGGAGCTGATCCATATGGAGGCGGCGGTGGCACGGATGCCGTTGCTGGAGCGGGCGGGGGTGCGGGCCCGGGTGGCTGGCCTCTACGAGGTGACCCCGGACGCGCATCCCATCCTCGGGCGCATCCCGGGGGTGGAGGGCTTCTATGTGGTGGCGGGTTTCAGCGGGCATGGGGTGATGCACGGTCCCATCGCCGGTCTGCTGATGGCGGAGGAGATCCTGGACGGCCGGGCCCACACCCTGGACATCGCCCCGCTGCGTTACGAGCGGTTCCTGGCCTCCCCTCCTCCTGCGGAATACAATGTGATTTGA
- a CDS encoding glycoside hydrolase family 99-like domain-containing protein yields MRRGLWGTLILILLAGCFPSFPFREGGSTSTPPGTATPPLPLHREAAPIPSSTVSPSATPSPTRAYSPTPTLARPTPTAGPTRTPGPTKTPRPTRTPGPVATPRPSPTPAPTRTPAAGASGIHPAVPPMVLANYFPWYDPGTWSTGCTSDSDQPRDGVYHSDDPGVIARHIGQARAAGIDGFAVHWFAPGNRTDANFEKVLNLSPEGFQSTITFLYHILPGANQQGVIDALRYVMGRYAAHPRFLRIAGRPVILFSDMYRVPDPAGNRPASDKDVATAVARWAAIREAVDPNHTAWWIAEGLQPDYLSVFDGLYVYKIDHACCPNAYRGASRWAGWVRDWERRTGRPKLWVGTVMPGWDDLNSAQPQCADLRVSSAPFARDRENGAYYARTWEAVLPTRPDFILIHSFNEWVEGSYIEPSVRFGDLYLQLTAQWAARYKGR; encoded by the coding sequence ATGCGCAGAGGCCTGTGGGGGACGCTGATCCTGATCCTTCTGGCGGGTTGTTTTCCATCGTTCCCCTTCCGCGAGGGGGGATCCACGAGCACGCCGCCCGGAACGGCGACCCCTCCGCTCCCGCTCCACAGAGAAGCGGCGCCGATCCCCTCGTCGACCGTTTCTCCTTCGGCGACGCCTTCGCCGACGCGGGCGTATTCTCCCACGCCAACCCTTGCGCGTCCCACGCCCACCGCGGGCCCGACCCGCACCCCCGGCCCAACGAAGACGCCGCGCCCCACCCGAACGCCCGGGCCCGTGGCCACGCCGCGCCCATCCCCCACTCCCGCGCCCACCCGGACGCCCGCCGCGGGAGCTTCGGGGATCCACCCTGCGGTCCCCCCGATGGTCCTGGCCAACTATTTCCCCTGGTATGATCCGGGGACCTGGTCCACCGGCTGCACGTCGGACAGCGATCAGCCGCGGGACGGGGTGTATCATTCCGACGATCCCGGCGTGATCGCCCGCCACATCGGCCAGGCCCGCGCCGCCGGCATCGACGGCTTCGCCGTCCACTGGTTCGCCCCCGGCAACCGCACCGACGCCAACTTCGAGAAGGTCCTGAACCTCTCCCCCGAAGGCTTCCAATCCACCATCACTTTTCTCTATCACATCCTTCCCGGGGCGAATCAGCAGGGGGTCATCGATGCCCTGCGCTACGTGATGGGCCGCTACGCCGCCCATCCCCGCTTCCTCCGCATCGCCGGGCGGCCGGTGATCCTGTTCAGCGACATGTATCGGGTCCCGGATCCCGCCGGCAACCGCCCCGCCTCCGATAAGGACGTGGCCACCGCCGTGGCCCGCTGGGCGGCGATCCGGGAGGCGGTGGATCCGAACCACACGGCCTGGTGGATCGCGGAGGGCCTGCAGCCGGATTATCTCTCCGTCTTCGACGGGCTCTATGTCTACAAGATCGACCACGCCTGCTGCCCCAACGCCTACCGGGGGGCCTCCCGCTGGGCCGGATGGGTGCGGGACTGGGAGCGGCGGACCGGCCGGCCCAAGCTGTGGGTGGGCACGGTGATGCCCGGATGGGACGACCTGAACTCCGCCCAGCCCCAATGCGCCGACCTGCGGGTGAGCAGCGCTCCCTTCGCCCGGGACCGGGAGAACGGGGCGTATTACGCGCGGACGTGGGAGGCGGTGCTGCCCACGCGACCCGACTTCATCCTGATCCACTCTTTCAACGAGTGGGTGGAGGGCTCCTACATCGAGCCCAGCGTCCGCTTCGGCGATCTCTACCTGCAGCTCACCGCCCAGTGGGCCGCCCGCTACAAAGGGCGCTGA